Sequence from the Chthonomonas sp. genome:
GCTTCCGTATCGGTGTAAACCACCATTCCCTCGCAAGCTGGCAACGTGCAGCCCGCTTGAGGTTTTGGCATTCTGCGAACGCTCCCGTCCGGCTGTTTGAAGCCGACTTCCACCAGGCACATGCGGCACATACCCACCGGCTTCATTCGCGGGTGGTAGCAAAAGATCGGAATCTCGAGTCCCAGTCGCTTCACCGACTCGACGATCAACTCACCTTTCGGGACCTGAATGTCCACGTCGTTGATGGTAAGGTTCACTAGTTCAGGAGATGCAAGCGCTGCCATAGGTGAAGTTCTCGTGTGCTCGCCGAATGTGTACCCTACGACCTAGCGCGGATGCTCGCGGCACAACAAGTTCTCGCACGATCCGCACCGTTGGCCCGTCGATTGCAATACCAAGTAAACATTTCCGTCGTAAGATGAATGCGCGCTCGCGTCCACCGATAACAACCATGAAGCTTTCCCTCGCCTTAGTCGCTGCCCTCACCTGTGCCTGTTTCTGCTTCGCTGAGCCAGACGATACGCTGACCGTTCCCAACAAGATCGCCTCGCGAGTTGGGATTAATCAGGTCGCCCTGCAGTTACGCCCGGGTGCTCAGATCGGCACGCTGGAGCGGCGATACGGGCTCAAGTATCTGAGCCACATGGACTTCGATCCGAGCTTTGTCCTGTTCGAGACCGCCAGCGTCACCGTGGCAGAAGCGATGCCCACAAAGATTGCCCGCGATGGAACGGTCGTCCGGGCCTTCCCCATCGCCCGCGTGAATCTCCAGCCGATGGCCTTCACGCCGAACGACCCTTACTACTTGCCCGTTTCGACCTTTAACGGTCAATGGCACCTGCTGCACAACTCGATCACGCCGATGGACGTGAACGTTGTTCCCGCCTGGGCCAACGATTGGACCGGCAAGGGGGTTGTGCTGGGTATCGTCGACGACTCGATCCAGGGTACCCACCCGGATCTCGCGCCAAACTTCAGCGTTCTCAATAGCTGGGACTTCGCCGATAAAGACTCGGACCCGGCGCCGACGCTGTCGTCCGACCGACACGGCGTCGCGACCTCGGGTGTCGCGGTCGGGCGCGGGGGGAATGGTATTGGAGTTACGGGCGCGGCCCCGTTCGGAACTCTCGCTGGGCTTCGCATCGGCTTCGGTGGTTCGGTGACCGACGCCGATGTTGCCAATGCGGTGGGTTATCGCAGCACGGCCCCGAACCTTGCGATCAAGATCAAGAATCACAGCTATGGCTACACTTCTCCGTTTGTTGATGACTCCCTGAGCGTCACTGCGGTGAACGCATCGGGTGCCAGCGGAACCATCCACTGCTTTTCGGCGGGTAATGCGCGCGGAACATCGGCGCAGGACAGCACCAAGCAACAGATTCTGAATTCGCGCTACACGATCACGGTAGCGGCGATCCGCGCGACCGGCACTGCTGCTTCCTACAGCAGCTACGGAGCGAACGTTTTCTGCACCGCGCCCTCGAACGGCACCTCGAACTTCGGGATCACGACCACCGACCGGCTCGGCACCGGGTTCGGCTACGACGGCTTCGTGGACAACGACTACACCGCAAGCTTTGGCGGAACCTCATCGGCCAGCCCTCTGGTTGCTGGTGTTGCCGCCCTGGTGAAGCAGGTCAATCCGAACCTCGACACCCGCCTTCTGAAGCACCTGATGGTGCGCACTTGCAAGGTCGTCGACGCCTCGACCACCCTCATCGACGGGGGTTGGCGCACCAACTCGGCAGGGTTCAAATTCAACCAAGAGTACGGATTTGGCCGAGTCGATGCGACCGCTCTCACGAACCTGGCCCAGTCTCTGACTGCTCTCACTCCAGCGGACTTCCAGGCAACCGGCACGGTGAACGTGGCGGCGACAATCCCTGACAACAACACCACCACTGGCATCACGCGAACCTTCACCATCACCAAGCCCGGCAAGGTTGAGGACGTCGAGATTGATCTAAACCTAACCCACGGCAACCGCGGGCACCTCCAAGCCTTCTTGACCTCTCCAAGCGGCCTGGTCCTTCGCATGTTCCGCAACTCGTCGGTCGACTCCAACGCGATGGTCCCTTGGAAGTTCCTGATGAACGGCTTCTGGGGCGAAAATGCGGTCGGAACCTGGACAATCACGATCACCGACGGAGCCGCTGGTGTCGTTGGGACGTGGAACAGCTTCGCGGCCCGCGTCAACATCGGTGAGCCACTGCCGACGCGACCGATCTCAGGCAACATCCAACTCCAGAGCTTCCCAGCAGGCCCGACGATGCAGCCGGTGACCTTGGACTTCTACGCTCCCGGCGGGTCCACTCTTCTCGAGTCTCAAGCGGGCCACTTGGACAGTTCGGGCAACTTCACCGTCTACGCGTCGGTCGTCCCGGGCACGTACGACGTCTACGCGCGGGGAGCGCACTGGCTGCAGCGACGGCGCGCAAATGTCGTCGTAAGTGCCGGTGGGGCCACCGGTCTCAACTACACGTTGGAGAACGGAGACATCAACAGCGACAACGAGGTCAGCTTCTTCGATTATCTACGACTCTCGGCCGCGTACGAATCGGACGGTACCAATGCCGATTTCGATAGCAACTGCGATCTGAACGGCGACGGTGGAGCCGACTTCTTCGACTACCTGATTCTCAGCCAGTACTACGACGCCGTCGGTGATTGAAGTTCAAGCGCGTCCCAACCCCGCCGGGGCACGATTGCGTGAGTTCATCACCGCGATCGCGACCAGCGTGATCAGGTACGGCATGGCGTTCCAAGCCTCGCTGGGAATCTTGGCTACGCCCTGGAATTGAAGTTGCGCCGCATCGATCAGGCCGAAGGTGATGCAGGCGATCAGCACCGGGATCGGACGCCATCCGCCGAGGATTAACGCCGCCAAAGCGATGAAACCCTTGCCCGCGGTCATGTTGTCGGTGAACCCCCCCGCGTTGGTCACGATCAGTGCGCCACTCAGTCCGCAGAACACTCCGGTCGCGACGAGCGAGGTGTACCGAATGCTCACGGGATTCAGCCCGACCTGACGTGATTTGTCCGGGTCGTTGCCGACCGCCAGCAGCCGCAATCCACCCTTGAACCGCGCGATGTAGATTGCGAGGCTCACGGCGATGGTGATCGCCACCGCCTCATAGAAGTTGGCGGGAAGCGAGGGGAAACCGCTCCGCGCGGAGCTGTCGGCGAGCTTGCCGTACATGAACTTAGTGCCACCGACAGCGATGAGGTTGATCGCCATGCCGCTGATGATGTGGTCCAGCCGG
This genomic interval carries:
- a CDS encoding ABC transporter permease; this encodes MGSFDLASFMTNTAVLAAILILAAMGGLTSERSGVMNIGLEGKMLGASCVVAIIAAKTGNAWIGLGAGILTAVALSMLHGLLTQAYRLDHIISGMAINLIAVGGTKFMYGKLADSSARSGFPSLPANFYEAVAITIAVSLAIYIARFKGGLRLLAVGNDPDKSRQVGLNPVSIRYTSLVATGVFCGLSGALIVTNAGGFTDNMTAGKGFIALAALILGGWRPIPVLIACITFGLIDAAQLQFQGVAKIPSEAWNAMPYLITLVAIAVMNSRNRAPAGLGRA
- a CDS encoding S8 family serine peptidase, which gives rise to MKLSLALVAALTCACFCFAEPDDTLTVPNKIASRVGINQVALQLRPGAQIGTLERRYGLKYLSHMDFDPSFVLFETASVTVAEAMPTKIARDGTVVRAFPIARVNLQPMAFTPNDPYYLPVSTFNGQWHLLHNSITPMDVNVVPAWANDWTGKGVVLGIVDDSIQGTHPDLAPNFSVLNSWDFADKDSDPAPTLSSDRHGVATSGVAVGRGGNGIGVTGAAPFGTLAGLRIGFGGSVTDADVANAVGYRSTAPNLAIKIKNHSYGYTSPFVDDSLSVTAVNASGASGTIHCFSAGNARGTSAQDSTKQQILNSRYTITVAAIRATGTAASYSSYGANVFCTAPSNGTSNFGITTTDRLGTGFGYDGFVDNDYTASFGGTSSASPLVAGVAALVKQVNPNLDTRLLKHLMVRTCKVVDASTTLIDGGWRTNSAGFKFNQEYGFGRVDATALTNLAQSLTALTPADFQATGTVNVAATIPDNNTTTGITRTFTITKPGKVEDVEIDLNLTHGNRGHLQAFLTSPSGLVLRMFRNSSVDSNAMVPWKFLMNGFWGENAVGTWTITITDGAAGVVGTWNSFAARVNIGEPLPTRPISGNIQLQSFPAGPTMQPVTLDFYAPGGSTLLESQAGHLDSSGNFTVYASVVPGTYDVYARGAHWLQRRRANVVVSAGGATGLNYTLENGDINSDNEVSFFDYLRLSAAYESDGTNADFDSNCDLNGDGGADFFDYLILSQYYDAVGD